Proteins co-encoded in one Paracrocinitomix mangrovi genomic window:
- a CDS encoding nucleoside-diphosphate kinase yields the protein MAGNRTFTMIKPEAVAAGNAGKIIDAIIEGGFKIVALKLTQLTPERAGKFYEVHKERPFYQELVDYMSSGPIYAAVLEKDNAVADFRALIGATDPAEAAEGTIRKRFAKSKAENAVHGSDSDENATIESNFHFSADEIVG from the coding sequence ATGGCTGGAAATAGAACATTTACAATGATAAAACCTGAAGCTGTTGCTGCAGGAAATGCCGGAAAAATTATTGATGCAATTATTGAAGGTGGATTCAAAATTGTTGCTTTAAAATTAACTCAGCTTACTCCTGAGAGAGCTGGTAAATTCTACGAAGTACACAAAGAAAGACCTTTTTATCAAGAATTAGTTGACTACATGTCTAGCGGACCTATTTATGCAGCTGTTTTAGAAAAAGATAATGCTGTTGCTGATTTCAGAGCTTTAATTGGAGCTACTGACCCGGCAGAGGCTGCTGAAGGAACTATCAGAAAAAGATTTGCTAAATCAAAAGCTGAAAATGCAGTTCACGGTTCAGATTCTGATGAAAACGCAACTATTGAAAGTAACTTCCATTTCTCAGCTGACGAGATTGTTGGATAA